The Mycolicibacterium duvalii DNA window TCTTTCGATGACACTGCTGCAGATGACGGGCATGTACCAGGCGATCGCCAATGACGGCGTGCGCATCCCGCCGCGCATCGTCAAGGCGACCCTGGGCCCCGACGGCACCCGCACCGAGGAGCCCCGCCCCGACGGCGTCCGAGTGGTGTCGGAGAAGACCGCGCGCACCGTGCGGGACATGTTCCGGTCGGTGGTGCAGCGCGATCCGCGCGGCATCCAGCAGGGCACCGGCCCCCAGGCCGCGGTCGAGGGCTATCAGATCGCGGGCAAGACGGGCACCGCGCAGCAGATCAACCCGGCCTGTGGGTGCTACTACAGCGACGTCTACTGGATCACCTTCGCCGGGATGGCTCCGTCCGACGATCCGCGGTACGTGGTCGGCGTGATGATGGACGCGCCGCACCGTGCCGCCGACGGCTCCGCGGGCTCGTCGGCCGCGCCGTTGTTCCACAACATCGCGTCCTGGTTGCTGCAGCGCGACAACGTGCCGCTGTCGGCGGATCCAGGTGCGCCGCTGACGCTTCAGGCCGGCTGACACGACACCGGGCGGGCCCGTGGGTGTCGGTACTGTGTCAACGCCATGAATCTGCGCCCCAGCCATCCCGTCGGTATGTCCCTGACCGACCTGTCGGTGCTGGTGTCCGCTGTGGCTGTGGATGGCGTCCCGGTGCCCGGCGTCACGCTGACCGGGGTCACGCTGCGCGGGCAGGACGCCCGGCCCGGTGACCTGTTCGCCGCGCTGCCCGGCGCCCGCGCGCACGGCAATCGCTTCGCTGCCGACGCCGTCGAGCGCGGGGCGGTGGCGGTGCTGACCGACCCCGACGGGGTCGCCCAGCTCGCCGATGCCGGGGGCGTCGCGGTCCCGGTGCTGGTCCATCCGGCTCCGCGCACGGTGCTGGGGGCCGCGGCAGCGGCCGTGTATGGCAACCCGTCGCAGGCGCTGCGCGTCATCGGGGTGACCGGCACGTCGGGCAAAACGACCACCACCTACCTGGTCGAGGCCGGCCTGCGTGCCGCCGGGCGGGTGGCCGCGCTGATCGGCACCGTCGGCGTGCGCATCGACGGACGGGAGCTGCCCGGTGGGCTCACCACACCCGAAGCGCCCGACCTGCAGGCGCTGCTGGCGACGATGGTCGAGCAGCGGGTCGACACCGTGGTCATGGAGGTGTCCAGCCATGCACTGACGCTGGGCCGTGTCGACGGCACCGCGTTCGCCGTCGGCGGGTTCACCAATCTCAGCCGCGACCATCTGGACTTCCACGCATCGATGGAGGAGTACTTCGAGGCCAAGGCGCGGCTGTTCGACCGCGACGCACCGACGCACGCCGGCCGGGCCGTCGTCTGCGTCGACGACGAGTGGGGCCGCGCCCTGGCCCGCCGCCGCGACGACGCCACCACGGTCAGCGTCACCGGACCCGCCGACTGGCAGGTCGAGGACATCACCGTCGGCTCGGGTGGGCCCACCACCCAGCAGTTCCGGGCCGTCGACCCGGCCGGGGTGCACCACCATCTGCAGGTCGGCCTGCCCGGACGCTTCAATGTGGCCAACGCGCTGCTGGCCGCGGCGCTGCTCGACGCGGTCGGGGTGTCACCGGAGCAGGCCGCTCCCGGGCTGCGCGACGCGACCGTGCCGGGCCGGTTGCAGGCCATCGACCGGGGCCAGCCGTTCTCCGCGCTCGTCGACTACGCGCACAAGCCCGGAGCGCTGCACGCGATCCTCGAGACCTTGCGCGCCTCCGGTGACGGCCGGCTGGCGGTGGTCGTGGGGGCCGGCGGAAACCGGGACCGCGGAAAACGGGAACCGATGGGCCAGGTGGCCGCCGACCTGGCCGACCTGGTGGTGGTCACCGACGACAATCCGCGCGACGAGGACCCCGCCGAGATCCGCGCGGCGCTGCTGGCCGGGGCCGCCGGCGGGCGCGCCGAGATCGCGGAGATCGGGGACCGGCGCGCGGCCATCGCGCACGCTGTCGGGTGGGCACGGCCGGGCGACATTGTGGTGATCGCCGGGAAAGGCCACGAGAGCGGCCAGACCAGCCGGGGGCAGACGCGGCCGTTCGACGACCGCGTCGAACTCGCCGCCGCGCTGGACGCGTTGGTGACGCGAGGCTTGGGAACGGAAGGCATGGCACGTGATTGAGCTGACCCTGGCCGAGATCGCCGAGATCGTGGGTGGCCGCCTCGCCGACATCACCGACGAGCACGCCGCCGAGGTGCGCGTCACCGGCGGTGTCGAATTCGACTCGCGGGCCGTGGGACCCGGCAGCCTGTTTCTGGCCCTGCCGGGCGCGCGTGCCGACGGCCACGACTTCGCCTCTGCCGCAGTGCGATCCGGTGCGGTGGCGGTTCTGGCCGCGCGCCCGGTAGGTGTGCCCGCGATCATCGTGGAGCCGGTGGGGCCGCCGCCCGGACGCCACGCCGGCGTCTCCGGGGTACTGGAACACGACAGCGACGGTTCGGGCGCGGCGGTGATCGCCGCGCTGGCCAGGCTGGCCGCCGCGGTCGCGGCGCGCCTGGCCGAGCGTGGCCTGACGATCATCGGCATCACGGGGTCGTCGGGTAAGACCTCGACCAAGGATCTGATCGCCGCGGTGCTGGCCCCGCTGGGCGAGGTGATCGCCCCGCCGGGGTCGTTCAACAACGAGCTCGGGCATCCGTGGACGGTGCTGCGCGCCACCGAGTCCACCGATTTCCTGGTGCTCGAGATGTCGGCGCGGCACCGCGGGAACATCGCCGCCCTGGCCGCGATCGCGCCACCGTCCGTGGCTGTGGTGCTCAACGTCGGCACCGCCCACCTGGGGGAGTTCGGTTCGCGCGAGGCCATCGCCGAGACGAAATCCGAACTGCCGCAATCGGTTCCGGAGTCCGGCGTGGTGATCCTCAACGCCGACGACCCGGTGGTGGCCGCGATGGCCGCCAAGACCAGGGCGCGGGTGGTGCGGGTCGGGCGTTCCTCGGAATTCGACGTATGGGCCGACGCGGTGCGGCTGGACCCGCTGGCGCGGCCGCAGTTCACGCTGCACGCCGGCCACGCACAGGTGCCGGTGGCCCTGGCCGTCCACGGTGACCACCAGGTGTCCAACGCGCTGTGCGCGGCCGCGGTCGCGCTGCAGTGCGGCGCGACACCCGATCAGGTCGCGACCGCCCTGGCCGCTGCCGGCCCGGTGTCCGGTCACCGCATGCAGGTCAGCTCCCGGCCCGACGGTGTGACCGTGATCAACGATGCCTACAACGCCAACCCCGACTCGATGGCCGCCGGGCTCAAGGCGCTGGCCTGGATGAGTCGTCAGGAATCCGGGAAGGGCCGCAGCGTCGCCGTGCTGGGTGAGATGGCCGAGCTCGGTGACGACGCGATATCCGAGCACGACCGCATCGGCCGCTTGGCGGTGCGCTTAGATGTGTCTCGACTCATCGTCGTCGGAAGCGGGAGGCCTATGAGCGCCATGCTCCACGGGGCGGTCATGGAGGGTTCGTGGGGCTCGGAGGCCACCGCGGTGCCCGACGCCGACGCCGCCCTGGCCCTGCTGCGCGCCGAACTCCGCCCCGGCGACGTCGTGCTGGTCAAAGCGTCGAACTCGGCCGGCCTCGGTGCACTGGCCGACGCGCTGATCGCCGACGGCCCCGAAGCGGGTGGTCGATGAGACAGATCCTGATCGCCGTCGGCATCGCGCTGGCGGTGTCGATCCTGCTGACCCCGGTGCTGATCCGGCTGTTCACCCGGCAGGGTTTCGGCCACGAGATCCGCGAGGACGGCCCGCCCAGCCACCACAAGAAGCGCGGCACCCCGTCGATGGGCGGCGTGGCGATCCTGGCCGGCATCTGGGCCAGCTACCTGGGCACCCATCTGGTCGGTGTGGTCATGGACGGCAAGGGCCCGTCGGCCTCGGGGCTGCTGGTGTTGATGCTGGCCACCTCGCTGGGTGCGGTCGGGTTCATCGACGACATGATCAAGCTGCGGCGCGCGCGCAACCTGGGGCTGAACAAGACGGCCAAGACGGTCGGGATCCTGCTCGCCGCGGTCGTGTTCGGCGCGCTTGCGCTGCAGTTCCGCAACGCCGACGGGCTCACCCCGGGCAGCCAGGAGCTGTCCTATGTGCGCGAGATCGCGACCGTGACGTTGGCGCCGGCGATCTTCGTGCTGTTCTGCGTCGTCCTGGTCAGCGCCTGGTCCAACGCCGTGAACTTCACCGACGGACTCGACGGTCTGGCCGCCGGGGCGATGGCGATGGTCTGCGCCGCCTACGTGCTGATCACGTTCTGGCAGTTCCGCAACGCGTGCGCGATCAGCCCGGGCGTGGGCTGTTACAACGTGCGCGACCCGTTGGACCTGGCGATCGTCGCCGCGGCCACCGCCGGTGCCTGCATCGGCTTTCTCTGGTGGAACGCCGCGCCGGCCAAGATCTTCATGGGTGACACCGGATCGCTGGCGCTGGGCGGTGTCATCGCCGGCCTGTCGGTGACCAGCCGCACCGAGATGCTGGCCGTGGTGCTCGGCGCGCTGTTCGTCGCCGAGGTCACCTCGGTGGTGGTGCAGATCCTGGCGTTCCGCACCACCGGGCGCCGGGTGTTCCGGATGGCGCCGTTCCATCACCACTTCGAGCTGGTCGGCTGGGCCGAGACCACGGTGATCATCAGGTTCTGGTTGCTCACGGCCATCGCGTGCGGGCTCGGGGTGGCCCTGTTCTACAGCGAGTGGCTGACCACCGTCGGTGCCTGACGTGTTGGAACCGCTCGCCGCGGGGACCGCGGTCCTGGTCACCGGGGCCGGGATCACCGGCCGCGCCGTGCTGGCCGCGCTGCAGCCACTTGGCGTGCAGGTGACGCTGACCGACGACAACGACACGGCGCTGGCTGCGCTGGCCCACGACGGTGTCGCCACGGTCGACCCCGCCGGCGCGGTGGCCCGGATCCAGGAGTTCGCCCTGGTGATCACCAGCCCCGGATTCCCGCCCACCGCGGCGGTGCTGGCCGCAGCGGCCGACGCCGGAATCCCGGTGTGGGGTGACGTCGAGCTGGCGTGGCGACTGGACCAGTCGGGTCGGTACGGTCCGCCGCGCCGTTGGCTGGTGGTGACCGGCACCAACGGCAAGACCACGACCACGTCGATGCTGCACGCGATGTTGCAGGCCGCGGGCCGCCGTTCGGTGTTGTGCGGCAACATCGGCGACCCGGTGCTCGCATTACTCGACCAGCCCGCCGACGTGCTGGCCGTCGAGTTGTCGAGCTTTCAGCTGTACTGGGCGCCGTCGCTGCGCCCGGAGGCCGGGGCGGTGCTCAACGTCGCCGAGGACCACCTCGACTGGCACGGCTCGATGTCGGCGTACGCACAGGCCAAGGCCCGTGCGCTGACCGGCCGGGTCGCGGTGGCCGGGCTCGACGACCCGACGGCCGCCGGGTTGCTCGCCCACTCGCCCGCCCCGGTGAAGGTCGGGTTCCGGCTCGGCGCGCCCGGACCCGGTGAACTGGGCGTGCGCGACGGTGTGCTGGTGGACAACGCGTTCGCCGCTGAGTTGCCGCTCGCGCCCGCCGGCGGTGTCCCGGTCGCCGGCCCGGTAGGAGTGCTCAACGCGCTGGCCGCGGCGGCGCTGGCTCGCGCGGTCGGGGTACCCGCCCGGCCGATCGCCGAGGCGCTGGCCGACTTCCACGTCGGCCGGCACCGCGCCGAGGTCGTGGCTGTCGCCGGCGGCGTGACCTACGTCGACGACTCCAAAGCCACCAACCCGCATGCCGCGCAGGCGTCGATCACCGCGTACCCGCGGGTGGTCTGGATCGCGGGTGGACTGCTCAAGGGCGCCTCGGTCGACGAACTCGTCGCCGCCGTCGCCGACCGGCTCGTCGGTGCGGTGCTGATCGGACGGGACCGGGCCGCCGTGGCGGAGGCGTTATCGCGACACGCACCGGATGTCCCCGTCGTCGAGGTTGTAACGGGGGAGGATTCTGGGGTGCTTGAGAAAGTTGAGACAGGTGTTACTCATGTGACTCAGGTCGTCGATGCCGCGCGCAGCCCTTTGGCCGAGGCGGTGATGGCCGGTGTCCTGCAGGCGGCCCGGGGCCTGGCCGGCCCGGGTGACGCCGTGCTGCTGGCGCCGGCCGGTGCGTCGTTCGACCAGTTCAACGGGTACGCACACCGCGGCGACGCCTTCGCCGCCGCGGTCCGTGCCGCCGTCCGGTAAGCCGCGAGCAGGCAGCGAGATTCCGTGAGCAACATCCTGACCCGGTTGCGTGACCGACGCGCCAACCCCGCGGCCGAGGGGACCTCGGCGGTGGTGGCCGTGGGCTCCGATGCGTCGCATCCGGTGCCGCGGACCCGGTTCGGGTCGTGGCTCAACCGCCCGATGACGTCGTTTCACCTGATCATCGCCGTCTCAGCACTGCTGACCACGATGGGGTTGACGATGGTGCTGTCGGCGTCGGGGGTCTACTCCTACGACCACGCCGGCTCGCCCTGGTCGGTGTTCGGCAAGCAGGTGTTGTGGACGGCGATCGGGTTGCTGGCGTTCTACGTGGCGCTGCGGGTTCCGGTGCGGGTGATGCGCAAGTTCGCGTTCACCGGATTCGCGCTGACGGTCGTGCTGCTGGTCCTGGTGCTGATCCCCGGCATCGGCAAGGTCGCCAACGGGTCGCGCGGGTGGTTCGTGGTGTCGGGCTTCTCGATGCAGCCCTCGGAGCTGGCCAAGATCGCGCTGGTGATCTGGGGCGCCCACCTGCTCTCGGCCCGCCGGATGGAGCGTGCGTCACTGCGCGAGATGCTGGTTCCGCTGGTGCCGGCGACGGTCATCGCGCTGGCGCTCATCGTCGCCCAGCCCGACCTCGGCCAGACCCTGTCGATGGGCGTGATCCTGCTCGGTCTGCTGTGGTACGCCGGACTGCCGCTGCGGGTGTTCCTGAGCTCGGTGGGGGCGGTGCTGATCTCCGGTGCGGTGCTGGCGCTCTCGGCCGGCTACCGGTCGGCGCGCGTGCAGTCCTGGCTCAATCCCGCTGCCGACGCACAGGGCTCGGGCTACCAGGCCCGGCAGGCCCGGTTCGCCCTGGCCAACGGCGGCATCTTCGGCGACGGGCTCGGGCAGGGCACCGCGAAATGGAACTACCTGCCCAACGCCCACAACGACTTCATCTTCGCGATCATCGGCGAGGAACTCGGATTCGTCGGTGCCGCCGGGCTGCTGTGCCTGTTCGGGTTGTTCGCTTACACCGGCATGCGGATCGCGCGCCGTTCGGCTGATCCGTTCCTGCGGTTGCTCACCGCGACCGCCACGCTGTGGATCCTCTCGCAGGTCTTCATCAACGTCGGCTACGTGGTCGGACTGCTGCCGGTGACCGGGTTGCAGCTGCCGTTGATCTCGGCCGGCGGTACGTCGACGGCCACCACGCTGTTCATGATCGGGATCATGGCCAACGCGGCCCGGCACGAACCCGACGCGGTGGCTGCGCTGCGTGCCGGCCGCGACGACCGGGTCAACCGGCTGCTGCGACTGCCGTTGCCGGCCCCCTACGTGCCGACCCGAACCGAGGCGCTGCGCGACCGGCTGCGCTCGCGCAAGCCCGCCGCGTCGGGCACCTCGGCGACCCGGCAGCGCAACCGCGCCACCCCCGCCGCGACGCGATCGGCGCGGCGGACGTCGCGAGGCGCTGAGCAGCCGGTTAAGGCCGATCGGGGCGCGGTCCGATATGGTGCTGGCCAGCGTAAGCAGGGCCGACGGGCCCGCACACTGGAAGGTCAGCGTTACGGGTGACGGCAGTTTCGGTGGTTCTCGCCGGCGGTGGCACGGCGGGCCACGTCGAACCCGCCATGGCGGTCGCCGATGCGCTGGTGGCTCTGGAGCCCGACGTGCGGATCACCGCGCTGGGTACCGAACGCGGTCTGGAGACCCGCCTGGTCCCGCAACGCGGCTATCACCTCGAGTTGATCACGCCGGTGCCGCTGCCGCGTAAACCGTCGGCCGACCTGCTTCGGCTGCCGGGCAGGGTCGCCCGGGCGGTCCGGCAGACCCGCGCCGTCCTCGATCAAGTCGACGCCGACATCGTCATCGGTTTCGGCGGATACGTCGCGCTGCCGGCCTACCTCGCCGCGCGCGGCGCCCGGCCGAGTCGACGGGTGCCGGTGGTCATCCACGAAGCCAACGCCAGCGCCGGCCTCGCCAACAAGGTGGGCGCCCGCGGCGCGGTGCGGGTGCTCTCGGCGGTGCCCGACCCGGGCCTGGGCCGCGTCGAGGTGGTCGGCGTGCCGGTGCGCGACGCCATCACGTCACTGGACCGGATGGCTCTGCGGGCGGAGGCGCGCCGGTTCTTCGGATTCGCCGACGACGCCCGGGTGCTGTTGGTGTTCGGCGGCTCCCAGGGGGCCCGGTCGCTGAACCGGGCAGTCTCGGCAGCCGCGGAAGATCTTGCCCGACAGGGTATTTCGGTGCTGCACGCGCACGGTCCGAAGAACACCCTGGAGCTGCGGGAGCCCGGACCGGCAGACCCGCCGTATGTGGCGGTGCCCTATCTGGACCGGATGGATCTGGCGTATGCCGCGGCCGACCTGGCCATCTGCCGGTCCGGTGCGATGACGGTCGCCGAGGTCAGCGCCGTCGGCCTGCCCGCGGTGTACGTCCCGCTGCCCATAGGCAACGGCGAACAGCGGCTCAACGCCCGCCCGGTGGTCGAGGCCGGCGGTGGCCTGATCGTCGAGGATCGCGACCTGACCCCGCAGTTCGTCGCCGGCCCGGTGGCCGCGCTGCTCACCGACACCGCCCGATTGACGTCGATGACCGCCGCGGCGGCGCTGGCCGGCCATCCCGAGGCAGCCCGCCGAGTCGCCGAAGTGGCCCTCGAGGTGGCGCTGGCCCGGCGTGACGGGCGGGTGCGGCGGTGACTCAGCCCCAGCTGCCGAGCGAACTGGCCCGCGTCCACATGGTGGGTATCGGCGGGGCCGGGATGTCCGGCATCGCGCGCATTCTGCTGGACCGTGGCGCGCTGGTGTCCGGGTCGGATGCCAAAGAGTCGCGCGGGGTGATCGCGCTGCGCGCCCGCGGCGCGGTGGTGCGTATCGGCCACGACCCGGCCGCGCTGGACCTGCTGCCCGGCGGCCCGACGGTCGTCGTCACCACTCACGCGGCCATCCCGAAGGACAATCCCGAGCTCGTCGAGGCGCGGCGGCGTGACATCGCCGTGCTGCTCCGGCCCGCGGTCCTGGCCAAGCTGATGGCCGGCCACACCACGTTGATGGTGACCGGGACACACGGTAAGACGACGACCACCTCGATGTTGATCGTGGCGCTGCAGCACGCCGGGATGGATCCGTCCTTCGCCGTGGGCGGCGACCTGGCCGAACCGGGCACCAACGCCCACCGCGGCAGTGGCCCGTTCTTCGTCGCCGAGGCCGACGAGAGCGACGGTTCGCTGCTCGAGTACCACCCCGACGTGGTGGTGGTGACCAACATCGAAGCCGACCACCTCGACTTCTTCGGCAGTGTCGAGGCCTATCGGCAGGTCTTCGAGCGGTTCGTCGAGCGCATTCGGCCCGGCGGCGCGCTCGTGGTCTGCACGGACGATCCGGGAGCGCGGGCGCTGGCCGACAGCGCCGCAGCGCGATCGACGACTGTGCTGCGGTACGGCAGCGCAGGCGGCACGGGTGAGGCCCTCGACGCCGAGCTGGTGGAGTGGTCGCAGCAGGGGACCGGCGCGGTAGCGGTGATCCGACTGCATGGAGAACAGCGGCATCGGGTGATGCGGCTGGCCGTGCCCGGCCGGCACATGGCCCTCAACGCCTGTGGTGCGCTGCTGGCCGCCGTGCACGCCGGTGCGCCGGTGGAGGTGGTACTCGACGGGCTGGCCGACTTCGAGGGGGTGCGCCGGCGCTTCGAGCTGGTCGGGGCGGCCTACGGCGTCCGCGTCTTCGATGACTACGCCCATCATCCGACGGAGGTGCGCGCGACGCTGACTGCGGTGCGCGCGGTGGTCGAGCAGGGTGAGCGCGGCCGTGCGATCGTGGTGTTCCAGCCCCACTTGTACTCGCGGACCGAGGCCTTCGCGGCCGAGTTCGGAGCCGCGCTGAGCCTGGCCGACGAGGTGTTCGTGCTCGACGTCTACGCCGCGCGCGAGCAACCGCTGGCCGGGGTCAGCGGCGCCACCGTCGCCGACCACGTCACGGCACCGGTCCGCTACGTTCCCGACTTCTCCGCGGTGGCGGGAGAGGTCGCCGCGGTCGCCGAACCCGGCGACGTCGTCGTCACCATGGGTGCCGGCGACGTCACCATGTTGGGTGCGCTGATCGTGTCCGAACTCACCGACCGCGCCAACCGGGCGGCACCGGGCGGATCGGGAACGGCGCAGCGATGACCGGCCCCGCGCACGACGATCCGCCTGACAACCCCGACGCCGCCGCCGAGACCGAGACGACCGCCGAGCCTGAGGCGACCGCAGACCCTGAGGCGACCCCCGAGGCGGATGTCGAGGGCCCCCGCAGGCGGGCCCGGCGGGAACGCGAGCAACGCCGGGCCGCACAGGCCCGGGCCACGGCGATCGAGCACGCCCGCCGCGACGCCAAGCGCCGGGCGCTGGGCGGGCCGACTCCACAGGGCGCCACGCTGAGTCGCGGCGCGGTGCGCGGGCTCAAGGCGCTGCTTTGGACCACCGGGATCGCGGTGCTGGTGGTGGGGCTGGGTCTGTTGCTGTATTTCACCCCACTGATGTCGGTGCGCAACATCGTTGTGGTGGGGCTGGGCGCGGTCACCGAGCAGGAGGTCGTCGACGCGGTGGCGGTTGCTCCGGGGACGCCGTTGCTCCAGGTCGACACCGACGAGGTGGCCGGGCGGATCGCGGAGATCCGGCGCGTCGCGTCTGTCCGCGTCCAGCGCGAGTACCCGTCCACCCTGCGCGTCACCGTCGTCGAGCGGGTTCCCGTGGTCATCCGCGACTACCCGGACGGGGTGCACCAGTTCGACAAGGACGGCGTGGATTTCGCCACCGGACCGCCGCCGCCGGGCGTGCCGTACCTCGAGACCGAGAACCCGGGGCCGCAGGACCCGGCGACCCAGGCGGCGCTGCAGGTGATGACGTCGCTGCGGCCCGAGGTGGCGGCGCAGGTGGGGCGGGTGACGGCCCCGTCGGTCGCATCGATCACGTTGACGCTGGTCGACGGCCGCACCGTGGTGTGGGGGACCACCGATCGCACTGAGGAAAAGGCGCTCAAACTCGCTGCGCTGCTGACCCAGCCGGGTCAGGTCTACGACGTCTCCAGCCCGGATCTCCCGACCGTCAAATAGCGGGGCCAGAAAATTCCTCTCGCGTGTCGGCGCGCCTGCGGGCAACCCACGCGCGGTGACCCTACCGTTCTGTCTACGCGGAACAACTTGACATAACTCTAACCCTCAGGTTGAGGTTGATAGTTTTGATCAGGGGGAACTCCGCAGAGCAGACAGCAACCAGGCAGGAAGGCAACCGCGGCGATGACCCCTCCGCATAACTACCTCGCAGTGATCAAGGTGGTCGGCATCGGCGGTGGCGGCGTCAACGCCGTCAACCGGATGATCGAACAGGGCCTCAAGGGCGTCGAGTTCATCGCGATCAACACCGACGCTCAAGCGCTGTTGATGAGCGATGCCGACGTAAAGCTCGACGTGGGCCGCGACTCCACGCGGGGTCTCGGCGCCGGCGCAGACCCCGAGGTCGGCCGCAAGGCCGCTGAGGACGCCAAGGACGACATCGAGGAACTGCTGCGCGGTGCCGACATGGTGTTCGTCACCGCCGGCGAGGGCGGTGGCACCGGCACCGGTGGCGCCCCGGTGGTGGCTTCGATCGCACGCAAGCTCGGTGCGCTGACCGTCGGTGTGGTCACGCGCCCGTTCTCCTTCGAGGGCAAACGGCGCAGCAACCAGGCCGCCGAAGGCATCGCGGCGCTGCGGGAGAGCTGCGACACGTTGATCGTCATCCCCAACGACCGGCTGCTGCAGATGGGCGATGCCGCGGTGTCGCTGATGGACGCGTTCCGCAGCGCCGACGAGGTGCTGCTCAACGGGGTGCAGGGCATCACCGATCTGATCACCA harbors:
- the ftsZ gene encoding cell division protein FtsZ, whose protein sequence is MTPPHNYLAVIKVVGIGGGGVNAVNRMIEQGLKGVEFIAINTDAQALLMSDADVKLDVGRDSTRGLGAGADPEVGRKAAEDAKDDIEELLRGADMVFVTAGEGGGTGTGGAPVVASIARKLGALTVGVVTRPFSFEGKRRSNQAAEGIAALRESCDTLIVIPNDRLLQMGDAAVSLMDAFRSADEVLLNGVQGITDLITTPGLINVDFADVKGVMSSAGTALMGIGSARGDGRALKAAEIAINSPLLEASMEGAQGVLLSVAGGSDLGLFEINEAASLVQEAAHPEANIIFGTVIDDSLGDEVRVTVIAAGFDAAGPGRKPITSEAPAEAPATTPIAPGKAGRVGSSLFEQNDPASVPVHTNGATVRIGGDDGGISDDDVDVPPFMRH
- a CDS encoding cell division protein FtsQ/DivIB: MTGPAHDDPPDNPDAAAETETTAEPEATADPEATPEADVEGPRRRARREREQRRAAQARATAIEHARRDAKRRALGGPTPQGATLSRGAVRGLKALLWTTGIAVLVVGLGLLLYFTPLMSVRNIVVVGLGAVTEQEVVDAVAVAPGTPLLQVDTDEVAGRIAEIRRVASVRVQREYPSTLRVTVVERVPVVIRDYPDGVHQFDKDGVDFATGPPPPGVPYLETENPGPQDPATQAALQVMTSLRPEVAAQVGRVTAPSVASITLTLVDGRTVVWGTTDRTEEKALKLAALLTQPGQVYDVSSPDLPTVK